The nucleotide window ATGCTGGTCCAGACTGCACGGGGCCCGACGCCTCTAAACCATCCGGCAATGCCCTCTGTCTGGTATATTATCCTCAACCCCGTGAATACCGAAGACGTGTCCAGGGTAACGGCTCCCGGTCGTGGCGTGTGAGTTGATGGTGACGATGTTGATATTAGTCTTTTCTGAAGCTTTTGTGTTGAGCTTTCCGTGGTGCCGGTCGGCTTGATGGTTCCGTCCTTCGTGGACGCTTGCGTTGTCGCTGAGCTGGTACCGATCGCCGGTGCTGTGGGATCCGGAACGACCTGGGTCTGAAGTCTGGTCTTGACAACATCGAGTGGGCACGTAATAGAACCAGCGAGACCTCCCGCCGCAGCACCCGTCAACAGTTCCAGCTGCCACCCAATGTCGCGGCTTCCCATCCACTTGTGCGCCCAGCTTTGAGCCTGCTCGTAGAACATGAACTGCAGGGCGGAAAAGGGCATGTCCCGATAAAGAGTCGCTTTGTACCCGTGGAAGAGGGCCGAGAATCCTTCTCTACGAACAATAGTCCTGGCGGCATCGGTCATGCCCTTGTAGTTGTATCCGGATGCGAAGTAAGGATTGTTGTAGCGGCCTTGAAGTTGAAGCCGGGTCTTGAGAACTTCCGAGGGTACGTAGACAACAGACGCGGCAAAGTCGCCGAGGAACCCTAACCGCAGCTCATGTCAGTAGGCGTAGGTAGCCTCTGCCTGTCAGATTTCCCCCTTCAACTTACCGCTGAGCAGGTAGGCGACATGGGGCTGAACACCATAGTCCAGCATGTGCCGCTTGCTATATTCGTAGGTGCCAAAGAACAAGACAGTTCCAGGAAATGACCCCAAAAGGGCGGGGAGCCAGCCGCCGTAGAGGCCCCGTCGAATGCCTTCTTGTCGGAAGATTGTGTAGTATGATGAGCCCAGCGAGGTGTATCTCGGCGGAATGTGCGGGTCGCCTTGTTGTCGAGTTTTTACCGTGTCGAGCGAGTGCATGAGCATGTCGCCACTTGTCCCTCCTAAGCCGCCTGCAAGCATGCACTACCGTATGGTGGTCAGCGACAGTCTAAGGTTTGGCGATAGTTGGCGCACAGAGTTTCACCACCCAGGACAAGACATGACATACTTGCAGCAAAGGCGGGCGCCTTTCGAAATCCCCATCGTCAGGAGTCATATTACGCGGTGAGTCCTTTTCGGTGATAGTCCCAAAGCCCTGTTGATGTGTAAGTCCATGGTCGGCGACGGCCGTGGGCGACAGCGAAGAcggtgacgacgacggcgcaatagtggaagtggaagtggaagtggaagcggtAGGGTGCAGAGGGTGCGTACTGGCTGCCTCGAAGCCAAGCACCATCGCCCTTttgggaggagaagggagggCGAGGGAGTTCCGCCGCCTTAGGTGCGGGCAGCGATGGTCAATGGCGAACCCCCAAG belongs to Neurospora crassa OR74A linkage group IV, whole genome shotgun sequence and includes:
- a CDS encoding mitochondrial carrier protein, whose product is MLMHSLDTVKTRQQGDPHIPPRYTSLGSSYYTIFRQEGIRRGLYGGWLPALLGSFPGTVLFFGTYEYSKRHMLDYGVQPHVAYLLSGFLGDFAASVVYVPSEVLKTRLQLQGRYNNPYFASGYNYKGMTDAARTIVRREGFSALFHGYKATLYRDMPFSALQFMFYEQAQSWAHKWMGSRDIGWQLELLTGAAAGGLAGSITCPLDVVKTRLQTQVVPDPTAPAIGTSSATTQASTKDGTIKPTGTTESSTQKLQKRLISTSSPSTHTPRPGAVTLDTSSVFTGLRIIYQTEGIAGWFRGVGPRAVWTSIQSGCMLFLYQAILRQLETRMPGEQERTEVA